A stretch of the Capsicum annuum cultivar UCD-10X-F1 chromosome 10, UCD10Xv1.1, whole genome shotgun sequence genome encodes the following:
- the LOC107845677 gene encoding transcriptional regulator ATRX homolog, whose product MVVALGPGKFYGSSLPRPRFYENPNGERVDPPVSVMDPLMSWAEEAHWSMGGLSFKRLRLQGRIEGNIKKLRSEKEKIEKKAKKSAPKGTVTSLNLERKMRLIDEPDDYENEEIEVVEKLGKRGSKKMKKSAPKGSTASLNLKRKAQLVDESDDDENEDVEVLEKLGRRGSKNTKKELSRKGLNVSSSLSPSDATVAMNLKRKMQLVDESDDEESEEIEVAEKLDKRGSKRMKKNLKRKVQLFDEAEGDKIEKETTTKKKLLPKGLNVSLSLSHSDATVNESDDENEEMGVVGRVEKRGAVRKLYDDFDSVVAEESGRKTRSGKNREAAAAVVAVEKKVEKAKTKGGRLKKGVKSGDDKVRTSPRLMKKGLP is encoded by the coding sequence ATGGTGGTAGCATTAGGTCCTGGAAAATTCTACGGCAGCAGTTTACCGAGGCCGAGGTTTTACGAGAATCCGAATGGGGAACGGGTTGATCCACCGGTATCCGTTATGGATCCGTTGATGTCATGGGCTGAAGAAGCTCATTGGTCGATGGGTGGATTGAGTTTCAAGCGTCTCCGATTACAGGGACGGATTGAAGGGAATATAAAGAAACTCAGATCTGAGAAGGAGAAGATTGAGAAGAAGGCGAAGAAATCAGCCCCGAAAGGTACTGTTACTTCGTTGAATTTGGAGCGGAAGATGCGGTTGATTGATGAGCCTGATGATTATGAGAATGAAGAGATTGAGGTTGTGGAGAAATTGGGTAAAAGGGGttcaaagaagatgaagaaatcaGCCCCAAAAGGTTCTACTGCTTCGTTGAATTTGAAGAGGAAGGCACAATTGGTTGATGAATCTGATGATGATGAGAATGAAGATGTTGAGGTTTTGGAGAAATTGGGTAGAAGGGGTTCAAAGAATACGAAGAAGGAATTGTCCCGAAAAGGTCTTAATGTAAGTTCGTCTTTGTCTCCATCTGATGCTACTGTTGCGATGAATTTGAAGAGAAAGATGCAATTGGTTGATGAATCCGAtgatgaagagagtgaagagattgaGGTTGCGGAGAAATTGGATAAAAGGGGTTCAAAGAGGATGAAGAAGAATTTGAAGAGGAAGGTGCAATTGTTTGATGAAGCTGAAGGAGATAAGATTGAGAAGGAGACGACGACGAAGAAGAAATTGCTGCCAAAAGGTCTTAATGTAAGTCTATCTTTGTCTCATTCTGATGCCACTGTCAATGAATCCGATGATGAGAATGAAGAAATGGGGGTTGTGGGTAGAGTGGAAAAAAGGGGTGCAGTGAGGAAattgtatgatgattttgatagcgtTGTTGCGGAGGAAAGTGGAAGGAAAACAAGAAGTGGAAAGAACAGAGAGGCTGCTGCTGCTGTAGTTGCTGTTGAGAAGAAAGTGGAGAAAGCGAAGACGAAGGGAGGGAGATTGAAGAAGGGTGTGAAGAGTGGTGATGATAAGGTGAGAACTTCACCTAGATTGATGAAAAAAGGGTTGCCTTGA
- the LOC107844925 gene encoding uncharacterized protein LOC107844925 — MRGMKGEILLNMPAEKAWEMYRDNDIISKINPQMLAKAEYVQGDGEPGSLRCFHLGPALSNYVKQSIEKIEKVEEGRLVTYQVIDGDLRKMYNPYIVTFSFIPVQGNSNQCVAEWKAEYEPIAPAIPTPEKARDAALSFLKSFG, encoded by the exons ATGAGAGGAATGAAAGGTGAAATTTTGCTTAACATGCCTGCAGAAAAAGCATGGGAAATGTATAGAGATAATGATATAATTAGCAAAATAAATCCACAAATGCTTGCTAAGGCTGAATATGTTCAAGGAGATGGAGAGCCTGGCAGTCTTAGGTGTTTCCATCTTGGTCCTG CATTGAGCAACTATGTCAAACAATCaatagaaaaaatagagaaggtgGAAGAAGGGAGGTTAGTGACATACCAAGTCATTGATGGTGATTTAAGGAAAATGTATAATCCATACATAGTTACATTCTCCTTCATCCCTGTACAAGGCAACAGTAACCAATGTGTAGCAGAATGGAAAGCTGAATATGAGCCAATTGCACCTGCTATTCCTACACCAGAAAAAGCAAGAGATGCTGCACTTTCATTTCTCAAGTCATTCGGATAA
- the LOC107845384 gene encoding basic salivary proline-rich protein 1 — MASGSSCRPINSSTSKGFDFGSDDILCSYEDNYPHHDGASNGTHSDHAPVNNSAKEFHKSRMTRSSMFPTSTYSPPEESSFNQDMICTVEKTMKKYADNLMRFLEGISSRLSQLELYCYNLDKSIGEMRSDLVRDHGEAELKLKALEKHVQEVHRSVQILRDKQELADTQKELSKLQFTQKEPTSASNSQQNDDRTAQPVSDANKGDNSTDVHGQQLALALPHQVAPRAPLTNRPIEQPQQPPPPPIPSQSLTQSQGYYLPPAQMSNPPAPTHLSQGQYLSSDPQYRTSQMQDLSRVPPQPAAPQGNQTPQIQSMPQYLQQWAQQVPQQVQASQQVQQHQLPTVQLQARSSSPAVYPSYPPSQPNPSPEQVPNSMPIQVSFSAIPQSVVSRPEAVSYGFDRSGIPLQSQPPTQHLKPSFGAPGDGYAASGPHPSLSAGNAYLMYDSEGTRGHPQQPQNFPQSGYPPSSFPPQNAQSAPSPNLMVRPPQSMHTHLYNELIEKMASMGYRGDHVVNVIQRLEESGQTVDFNTVLDRLNGHSSGGPQRGWSG; from the exons ATGGCATCTGGATCATCATGTAGACCAATTAATTCATCGACTTcaaagggttttgattttgggtCAGATGATATTCTTTGTTCCTATGAAGATAACTATCCACATCACGATGGTGCCTCTAATGGAACCCACTCTGATCATGCACCTGTTAACAATTCTGCTAAG GAGTTTCACAAAAGCAGAATGACGAGGTCATCAATGTTTCCCACTTCGACATATAGTCCCCCAGAAGAGTCTTCCTTCAATCAAGACATGATATGTACTGTTGAGAAGACCATGAAAAAGTATGCGGACAACCTCATGAGATTTCTAGAGGGAATCAGTTCACGCTTGTCACAGTTGGAACTGTACTGTTACAACCTTGATAAGTCCATCGGGGAAATGCGGTCTGATTTAGTTCGGGATCATGGTGAGGCAGAATTGAAACTGAAGGCTCTTGAGAAGCATGTTCAAGAG GTCCACCGGTCTGTACAGATACTGAGAGATAAGCAAGAGCTTGCTGATACTCAGAAGGAGCTGTCTAAGCTTCAGTTCACGCAGAAAGAACCAACTTCAGCCAGCAATTCTCAGCAGAATGACGACAGGACTGCTCAACCTGTGTCTGATGCGAATAAAGGTGATAACTCAACTGATGTGCATGGACAACAACTGGCACTTGCTCTACCCCATCAAGTAGCTCCCCGGGCTCCTCTTACTAACCGACCCATCGAGCAGCCACAACAGCCACCTCCTCCGCCAATTCCATCTCAAAGTTTGACGCAGTCACAAGGCTACTATTTACCCCCAGCGCAGATGTCAAATCCACCAGCTCCAACTCACTTGTCCCAAGGTCAATATCTGTCATCTGACCCCCAGTATCGAACTTCTCAAATGCAAGATCTTTCTAGGGTACCACCCCAGCCAGCAGCACCTCAGGGAAATCAGACCCCACAAATCCAGTCAATGCCTCAATATCTGCAGCAATGGGCACAACAGGTACCTCAGCAGGTTCAAGCGTCCCAACAGGTTCAACAGCATCAGCTTCCAACTGTGCAACTGCAAGCTAGATCCTCATCACCTGCTGTTTATCCCTCTTATCCACCCAGTCAACCGAATCCTTCTCCCGAACAGGTCCCTAATAGCATGCCAATACAAGTGTCATTTTCTGCAATCCCTCAATCAGTTGTGAGCCGTCCAGAAGCGGTGTCCTACGGATTTGATAGGTCTGGCATACCACTTCAATCACAGCCTCCGACCCAGCATCTCAAGCCTTCGTTTGGTGCTCCAGGGGATGGGTATGCAGCTAGTGGGCCTCATCCATCCCTTTCTGCAGgaaatgcatatttgatgtaCGACAGTGAAGGCACAAGGGGACATCCACAACAACCACAAAATTTCCCACAAAGTGGTTATCCTCCCTCCAGCTTCCCTCCCCAGAACGCACAGTCTGCCCCCAGCCCCAATCTTATGGTTCGTCCACCTCAATCGATGCACACTCATCTTTACAACGAATTAATTGAGAAGATGGCAAGCATGGGCTATAGGGGTGATCATGTGGTTAATGTGATCCAAAGGCTTGAGGAGAGTGGTCAGACAGTTGATTTCAATACTGTGCTTGATAGGCTGAATGGACATTCTTCCGGTGGTCCTCAGAGAGGATGGTCGGGTTAG